In the genome of Cellvibrio sp. KY-YJ-3, one region contains:
- a CDS encoding DP-EP family protein, with translation MAAEKKKDSDKKAEKKTVKKVAASAAKPVKAKKTSKALTTTDLVINVPLNGQVIKTFELMPAKSLATGPGDWIFTEEGSTTDIQNLEVTFEPNPSALNRQFERAVLVVKIKQNPASGGTWRFALGGVATDNPDSDPNNDVVLDIIDNGYTMIVYVHALENDEENIPFGFVASLTNQNTGVVTIYESQDPRVIITRPR, from the coding sequence ATGGCAGCAGAAAAAAAGAAAGACAGTGACAAAAAGGCGGAAAAAAAGACTGTTAAAAAAGTCGCCGCCAGTGCAGCGAAACCAGTAAAAGCAAAAAAAACCAGCAAAGCACTGACAACTACTGATTTGGTAATCAACGTGCCGTTGAATGGTCAGGTTATTAAAACCTTTGAATTGATGCCAGCGAAAAGCCTCGCGACTGGGCCGGGGGATTGGATTTTTACCGAAGAGGGCAGCACTACCGATATACAAAATCTGGAAGTGACGTTTGAGCCAAACCCTTCTGCATTAAACCGTCAGTTTGAGCGTGCAGTGTTGGTTGTGAAAATCAAACAGAACCCTGCTTCCGGTGGCACCTGGCGTTTTGCGCTGGGCGGTGTAGCAACTGACAACCCTGATAGCGACCCTAACAACGATGTAGTCTTGGATATCATCGACAATGGCTACACCATGATTGTTTATGTACACGCACTGGAAAACGATGAAGAGAATATCCCATTTGGTTTTGTTGCTTCCTTGACGAACCAAAACACCGGTGTTGTCACGATTTATGAATCACAGGATCCGCGCGTAATCATTACTCGTCCGCGCTAG
- a CDS encoding serine/threonine-protein kinase — protein sequence MDSKPNSTIPLQIGHYQVQEAIGRGGMGLVYRARDTRLEREVAIKCLRTELFEAHYIERFKREALLLAKLNHPNIVQIYDFIEAPDQLALVMELVDGQNLQTYLREHVTPLSQRLHWLTQIAEGLAIAHDAGIIHRDLKAENILINKRGQAKITDLGIAKSQDFNATLTDHVAGSYCSMSPEQAMGESISFKSDLFSLGILAYQLLCGAHPFGDTGNKLQIMQRIISHPPTPPHQHNPDLPAEFVDLLGQLLSKDPNKRPDNTHWVAAQFKKLSAMNVHDNIASDDTQALAMPHTNINNGITRSARTQDHPTFETRFAAVALPRVSPWKKIKHYIAANKIVVSSAALSVFMIVGVIVWQLQPKPPKYIAVIPPKLTAEGMQESQQELVKLAVFDSIQQGILAIEDGYYLIPREEIIDTNGDIDNIRRATAADEIISTDINCKDDICRIALTRINADHSRLRTSHSKTFDVLTDNYLAMASLVYKNIELIYQQNSIAHHAQFTPSDYTTYLSTYQDYLLNGATAEGLSAIDSINNVSALIEAQTLYRDLALDLYYETSEPIYLEKFKRIVTSNQRKNAESTQHLINIFYLADAENDKKKAEDIIEQLRDRESNLGVVLSLEAYIELGKSNYKKAIAIYKKLLKIKPSATNYQNIAITYWQAGNLAEARKYLALALEKSPDSYKANQIHGAISLSEGDTKKAIASFNTAIKNRIDATNLSNLGLAYLLDNNFPQAAAKLQQANSLAPNNMVILLNFADALHHNNQKDSAFKKYRKIINSISSTSENPEELKAKILAHSHLGEHSQAIEHLLLLQKLDKENIDTPYTAAIVYTQANERTSALVNIKKALEEKIHPTWFNFSWFNSLCESTEFIKLMSAYGAPQRCTGERTN from the coding sequence ATGGACAGCAAGCCAAACTCCACCATCCCTCTGCAAATCGGGCACTACCAAGTGCAGGAGGCGATTGGCCGTGGCGGCATGGGTTTGGTATACCGCGCACGCGATACCCGCCTGGAGCGCGAGGTGGCGATTAAATGTTTGCGCACGGAATTATTTGAAGCCCATTACATCGAGCGTTTTAAGCGCGAAGCCTTGCTGCTTGCCAAATTAAACCACCCGAATATTGTGCAGATTTACGATTTTATCGAGGCGCCCGACCAACTGGCGCTTGTGATGGAATTAGTGGATGGCCAGAACCTGCAAACTTATTTGCGTGAACATGTAACACCGCTATCGCAGCGTTTGCACTGGCTAACGCAAATTGCGGAAGGCTTGGCCATCGCCCACGACGCCGGCATTATTCACCGCGATTTAAAAGCCGAAAATATTCTGATCAATAAACGCGGCCAGGCAAAAATTACCGATTTAGGCATCGCCAAATCCCAGGATTTTAATGCGACGCTCACCGACCATGTCGCAGGCAGTTATTGCTCCATGTCGCCCGAACAGGCGATGGGTGAAAGCATCAGTTTTAAAAGCGATTTATTTTCGCTCGGCATTTTGGCCTACCAATTATTGTGCGGCGCACACCCCTTTGGCGATACCGGCAACAAGCTGCAAATAATGCAGCGCATTATTTCGCACCCGCCCACTCCACCGCACCAACACAACCCGGACTTACCCGCCGAGTTTGTGGATTTGCTGGGGCAATTGTTATCCAAAGACCCGAACAAACGCCCGGATAATACCCATTGGGTAGCAGCGCAGTTTAAAAAACTCAGCGCGATGAATGTGCACGACAATATTGCCAGCGATGACACCCAAGCACTGGCAATGCCGCACACCAACATTAACAACGGCATCACGCGCAGCGCACGCACACAAGACCACCCCACCTTTGAAACGCGCTTTGCAGCGGTTGCACTACCCAGGGTTTCACCTTGGAAAAAAATTAAACACTACATTGCAGCCAATAAAATTGTAGTGAGTTCCGCAGCACTGAGCGTTTTCATGATCGTAGGTGTGATTGTGTGGCAATTGCAACCCAAACCGCCCAAGTATATCGCGGTGATTCCACCCAAGTTGACGGCAGAGGGGATGCAGGAGTCGCAGCAGGAATTAGTGAAATTAGCTGTGTTTGATTCTATTCAACAAGGCATCTTAGCGATAGAAGATGGCTACTACCTCATCCCCCGCGAGGAAATAATTGACACCAATGGTGATATAGATAACATCCGTCGAGCGACAGCTGCCGATGAAATAATTAGTACCGATATAAACTGCAAGGACGACATATGCAGAATAGCGTTAACACGCATCAATGCCGATCATTCACGCTTGCGCACATCCCACTCAAAAACATTTGATGTATTAACCGACAACTATCTTGCGATGGCGAGTTTAGTATACAAAAATATCGAATTGATCTATCAGCAAAATAGCATTGCTCATCACGCTCAATTCACACCAAGCGATTACACAACTTATCTGTCAACCTATCAGGATTATTTACTCAATGGAGCAACGGCTGAAGGACTGTCAGCGATAGACTCAATTAATAATGTTAGCGCATTGATCGAAGCACAAACATTATACCGAGACTTGGCGCTTGATCTTTACTATGAAACATCGGAACCTATTTATCTCGAAAAATTTAAACGCATTGTGACTTCAAACCAACGAAAAAATGCAGAAAGCACTCAACACTTAATTAATATTTTTTATCTGGCTGATGCCGAAAACGACAAGAAAAAAGCAGAGGATATCATTGAACAACTAAGAGACAGGGAGTCCAATTTGGGAGTTGTGTTAAGCCTGGAAGCTTATATAGAGCTGGGGAAAAGCAATTACAAAAAAGCAATAGCCATTTACAAAAAGCTACTGAAAATTAAACCATCAGCAACAAACTATCAGAACATTGCTATCACCTACTGGCAAGCAGGCAACTTAGCTGAAGCGAGAAAGTATTTGGCGTTGGCGCTTGAAAAGTCACCTGACTCCTACAAAGCAAACCAAATCCACGGCGCCATTTCGTTATCTGAAGGCGACACAAAAAAAGCGATTGCATCTTTTAATACTGCAATTAAAAATCGCATCGACGCAACAAACTTGAGCAATCTCGGGCTAGCTTATCTACTCGACAATAATTTCCCACAAGCTGCGGCAAAACTACAGCAAGCAAATTCACTTGCCCCCAATAACATGGTAATACTATTAAATTTTGCCGATGCACTACACCATAACAATCAAAAAGATTCTGCATTTAAAAAATATCGAAAAATTATCAACTCAATTTCATCAACAAGTGAAAACCCAGAAGAATTAAAGGCGAAGATATTGGCGCACAGCCATTTGGGGGAACACTCACAAGCAATTGAACACTTGTTACTTCTTCAGAAACTAGACAAAGAAAATATTGACACACCATACACAGCAGCAATTGTTTACACACAAGCAAATGAACGAACCTCAGCCCTAGTCAACATCAAAAAAGCACTGGAGGAAAAAATCCACCCAACTTGGTTTAATTTTTCCTGGTTTAACTCGCTCTGCGAAAGCACTGAGTTCATAAAATTGATGAGCGCCTACGGTGCACCACAGCGATGCACCGGAGAGAGAACCAACTAG
- a CDS encoding FHA domain-containing protein produces MAYLLDVAAEAYFPLAPHHTFGRLANSVDTHIDKPYVSKLHAAIEWNGEQWRIKNLGLNGTWINGIAMAQGETRELAVNDEIVLAAQTDPGFRVMDLRAPNDILWPLNRSLSETSPIYLSRYHLLPDGDAPELALYFDEQAQQWFQEAIAEHGEALPLNDGDLVQFSTGHWQFVRANIYGPTEIKSARHINDFEFVFNLSLDEETTQLELRQQQVLDLAVRTHHYLLLQLARHRAEDAARGLDSKSQGWVYADQLAAELGLDSTHMNIQIFRARKQLADLLPDALGQQCLLERRGGKIRFGCDKFKIYKGDQLTATSILKDC; encoded by the coding sequence ATGGCTTATTTGTTGGATGTCGCTGCAGAGGCCTATTTTCCTCTCGCCCCTCATCACACCTTTGGCAGACTCGCCAACAGTGTGGACACCCATATCGACAAACCCTACGTATCCAAATTGCATGCCGCCATCGAATGGAATGGCGAACAGTGGCGCATTAAAAACCTCGGCCTTAACGGCACCTGGATCAATGGCATCGCCATGGCGCAGGGCGAGACCCGCGAACTGGCGGTTAACGATGAAATTGTGCTCGCCGCGCAAACCGACCCCGGTTTTCGGGTGATGGATCTGCGGGCGCCCAACGATATCTTGTGGCCGTTAAATCGCTCGCTGAGCGAAACCTCACCGATTTACCTCAGCCGCTATCACCTGCTGCCCGATGGCGACGCCCCCGAATTAGCACTCTATTTTGACGAGCAGGCGCAACAGTGGTTTCAGGAAGCCATAGCCGAACACGGCGAAGCCCTGCCGCTTAACGATGGCGACCTGGTGCAATTCTCTACCGGCCACTGGCAATTTGTACGCGCCAACATTTACGGCCCTACCGAAATAAAAAGCGCGCGCCACATTAACGATTTTGAATTTGTGTTTAATTTGAGCCTGGATGAAGAAACGACCCAGCTTGAATTGCGCCAGCAACAAGTGCTGGACCTGGCCGTGCGTACCCATCACTACCTGCTATTGCAACTCGCCCGCCACCGCGCTGAAGACGCCGCACGCGGGCTGGATAGCAAAAGCCAGGGCTGGGTTTATGCTGATCAACTCGCAGCGGAACTGGGGCTGGACAGCACCCACATGAATATTCAAATTTTCCGTGCGCGCAAACAATTGGCTGACCTATTGCCCGATGCACTGGGCCAGCAGTGTCTGCTGGAGCGACGCGGTGGCAAAATTCGCTTTGGCTGCGATAAATTTAAAATCTACAAAGGCGATCAACTGACCGCCACCTCCATCCTGAAGGATTGCTGA
- a CDS encoding sigma 54-interacting transcriptional regulator — protein MIALFQAVSSYKSRARPTRKFNQSSVPRWVPVNKSFIALTKMILRSAAARLGLEQAAVTLRCLNHQGYRHLLLVDDVRDLFVAASGGAEEFIISTQEANSSPFQGFDAEAALSLPVNFNTPENASQRLGYLVVQMAPGVRPNDSEVKQELGLVIEEIVRVISRYQSRYRSIHWYGDQCFWVGNSTVLRQLDQWIDQLAKRKCPVLIRADKGTGKIIAARRLHDISCSENAPFIESDCREWEEGTATAILQSLRSCATGGTLFLRNLDSLSVRDIHALRHFCLQWMAATRSGNSLGLVFSLSRASIDPVAIGLGWMMHFVHSLQLPTLVEREDDLRDLVQFFIAEFALAGELVLDEAAVQLVANHPFPDHVEGLKNLIKQLALRNNGDLVSAADVGALLPRH, from the coding sequence ATGATTGCCCTTTTTCAGGCCGTAAGCAGTTACAAAAGTCGGGCGCGCCCAACACGCAAGTTTAATCAGTCCTCGGTGCCGCGCTGGGTGCCGGTGAATAAAAGTTTTATCGCGCTGACTAAAATGATCCTGCGCTCCGCTGCTGCTCGCCTTGGCCTTGAGCAGGCGGCAGTGACTCTGCGCTGCCTGAATCACCAGGGCTATCGCCATTTATTATTAGTTGATGATGTGCGCGATTTATTTGTCGCGGCTTCCGGCGGTGCGGAAGAGTTTATTATTTCTACCCAAGAGGCAAACAGCTCACCCTTTCAAGGCTTTGATGCCGAGGCGGCGCTGAGTTTGCCGGTTAATTTTAATACGCCGGAAAATGCATCCCAGCGTCTGGGTTATTTGGTGGTGCAAATGGCACCCGGTGTTCGCCCCAATGATAGCGAGGTCAAACAGGAGTTGGGGTTGGTAATTGAGGAAATTGTGCGGGTTATTAGCCGCTATCAGTCCCGCTATCGCTCAATTCACTGGTATGGCGACCAATGTTTTTGGGTCGGCAACAGTACTGTATTGCGCCAATTGGATCAGTGGATAGATCAATTGGCCAAAAGGAAATGTCCGGTGCTCATTCGCGCCGACAAAGGCACGGGCAAAATTATTGCCGCGCGTCGCTTGCACGACATTTCCTGTAGTGAAAACGCGCCGTTTATTGAATCGGATTGTCGCGAATGGGAGGAGGGTACGGCCACCGCGATTCTGCAATCCCTGCGCAGCTGCGCCACCGGCGGCACTTTGTTTTTGCGCAACCTCGATTCCCTTTCGGTGCGCGATATCCACGCACTGCGACACTTTTGTCTGCAGTGGATGGCTGCTACACGCAGCGGTAATTCCCTCGGTTTGGTATTTAGCTTGAGTCGCGCCAGCATCGACCCGGTTGCCATAGGCTTGGGGTGGATGATGCATTTTGTGCATAGCCTGCAACTGCCCACACTGGTGGAGCGCGAGGATGATTTGCGCGATCTAGTGCAGTTTTTCATCGCCGAATTTGCCCTTGCCGGTGAGTTGGTGCTGGATGAGGCTGCCGTGCAATTGGTGGCAAATCACCCGTTTCCCGATCATGTTGAAGGCCTGAAAAATCTCATCAAACAATTGGCACTGCGCAACAACGGCGATTTGGTGAGTGCCGCGGATGTGGGAGCATTGCTGCCTCGCCATTAG
- a CDS encoding lipoprotein: protein MQKVVMHKVVLQKALVLSLLTVVFTGGLIGCGQKGPLYLPQQQSKPQPQVEPQPEVETAPAEKPAPVVAPEPNTDPS from the coding sequence ATGCAAAAAGTAGTTATGCACAAAGTAGTTCTGCAAAAAGCCCTGGTTTTATCCCTGTTGACTGTGGTGTTTACCGGAGGGCTTATCGGCTGTGGCCAAAAAGGCCCGCTCTACTTGCCGCAACAACAAAGCAAACCGCAACCTCAAGTTGAGCCGCAGCCTGAGGTTGAAACAGCACCTGCCGAAAAACCTGCACCGGTTGTTGCCCCTGAGCCAAATACTGATCCGTCCTAA
- the lysA gene encoding diaminopimelate decarboxylase has protein sequence MQHFTERNGELYVEDTPLSAVAERFGTPCYVYSRAAFTQQYLAYAQALGSHPGMICYAIKANSNLAVLNMLAKLGAGFDIVSGGELERVLRAGGQPSRIVFSGVGKSADEIARALDVGIFCFNVESEAELELLAQIAAEKGKIANVSLRVNPDVDANTHPYISTGLKENKFGIAIERAPAVYARAAQLPSLAIKGLDCHIGSQLTQLTPFLDALDRLLLLVDELAASGITISHLDLGGGLGVTYRNETPPPVADYMAAIKTKLGDRKLSLMFEPGRSISANSGVLLTKVMFLKPTEHKNFAVIDAAMNDNIRPSLYQAWQDIRPVKSRPVKPRVGDAKKWDLVGPICETGDFLGKDRELAIEAGDLLAVMSTGAYGFSMSSNYNTRGRAAEVVVDGDQIHLARARETFEDMIRGEALLPE, from the coding sequence ATGCAGCATTTCACTGAACGCAATGGCGAACTCTACGTTGAAGACACTCCACTGAGCGCTGTTGCCGAACGCTTTGGCACCCCCTGTTATGTTTACAGCCGCGCCGCTTTTACCCAGCAATATTTAGCTTACGCGCAAGCATTGGGTTCGCACCCGGGCATGATTTGTTATGCGATTAAAGCGAATTCCAATCTCGCGGTTTTAAATATGCTCGCCAAACTCGGCGCCGGTTTTGACATAGTATCCGGTGGTGAATTGGAACGTGTATTGCGCGCCGGCGGCCAGCCATCGCGCATTGTGTTTTCCGGCGTGGGTAAAAGTGCCGATGAAATCGCGCGCGCGTTGGATGTAGGTATTTTCTGCTTCAATGTTGAATCCGAAGCGGAGCTGGAATTGCTGGCGCAAATCGCCGCCGAGAAGGGCAAAATAGCCAACGTCTCGCTGCGCGTAAACCCGGATGTGGATGCCAATACCCACCCGTATATTTCCACCGGGTTGAAAGAAAATAAATTCGGTATCGCCATTGAGCGCGCTCCCGCGGTTTATGCACGCGCGGCACAGTTGCCCAGTTTGGCGATTAAAGGTTTGGATTGTCACATAGGTTCACAGCTCACCCAGCTCACACCGTTTTTGGATGCGCTCGACCGTTTGTTATTGTTGGTCGATGAGCTTGCTGCCAGCGGCATCACTATTTCGCATTTGGATTTAGGTGGCGGTTTGGGCGTGACTTATCGCAATGAAACCCCACCACCGGTGGCGGACTACATGGCGGCGATCAAAACCAAATTGGGCGATCGTAAATTGTCCTTAATGTTTGAACCCGGCCGTTCCATTTCTGCCAACTCCGGTGTGCTCTTGACCAAGGTGATGTTTTTAAAACCCACCGAGCACAAAAATTTCGCGGTGATTGACGCAGCGATGAACGACAATATTCGTCCGTCCTTGTATCAGGCATGGCAAGACATTCGTCCGGTGAAGAGTCGTCCGGTAAAACCGCGTGTGGGCGACGCGAAAAAATGGGATTTGGTGGGTCCAATTTGTGAGACGGGTGATTTCCTCGGTAAAGATCGCGAGCTGGCAATTGAAGCCGGTGATTTACTGGCGGTAATGTCCACTGGCGCCTATGGTTTCAGCATGAGCTCTAATTACAACACTCGCGGTCGCGCAGCAGAGGTGGTAGTGGATGGCGATCAAATCCATTTGGCGCGTGCGCGCGAAACCTTTGAAGATATGATTCGCGGCGAAGCCCTTTTGCCTGAGTAA
- the dapF gene encoding diaminopimelate epimerase: MRLRFSKMHGLGNDFVVIDGVGQSVRLTPEKIRYIADRNFGVGCDQILLVETPENPDVDFRYRIFNCDGSEVENCGNGARCFAVFVRERKLTGKSVIKVETAGGLIELRVQQDEQVSVDMGAPRLQPAQIPFVAEAQAVTYPFEVAGKTYDISAVSMGNPHGVLLVDDVKTAPVAELGPLIENHARFPARVNVGFMQIVSRNEINLRVFERGVGETLACGTGACGAVVAGRLRGLLDQQVKVNLPGGSLQIDWPGEGQPVIMTGPAVTVFHGQIKI, from the coding sequence ATGCGGTTACGTTTTAGCAAAATGCACGGTTTGGGCAACGACTTCGTAGTGATCGATGGCGTGGGTCAGAGTGTGCGTTTAACACCGGAAAAAATTCGCTACATTGCCGACCGCAATTTTGGTGTGGGCTGTGATCAAATTTTATTAGTAGAAACACCCGAGAATCCCGATGTGGATTTTCGCTATCGCATTTTTAATTGCGACGGCAGCGAAGTGGAAAACTGCGGCAATGGCGCGCGCTGTTTTGCGGTGTTTGTACGTGAGCGCAAACTCACCGGCAAAAGTGTGATTAAAGTAGAAACTGCTGGTGGCCTGATTGAACTGCGTGTGCAGCAGGATGAACAAGTTAGTGTGGATATGGGTGCGCCGCGTTTGCAGCCTGCGCAAATCCCGTTTGTCGCCGAGGCGCAAGCGGTGACCTATCCGTTTGAAGTTGCCGGTAAAACCTACGACATTTCCGCCGTCTCCATGGGCAATCCGCATGGCGTGCTGTTGGTGGACGATGTAAAAACTGCTCCGGTGGCGGAGCTTGGCCCGCTGATCGAAAACCACGCGCGTTTTCCGGCGCGCGTGAATGTTGGGTTTATGCAAATTGTGTCGCGCAATGAAATTAATTTGCGTGTGTTTGAGCGCGGTGTAGGGGAAACTCTTGCCTGCGGCACTGGCGCCTGTGGCGCGGTAGTCGCAGGGCGTTTGCGCGGCTTGCTGGATCAGCAGGTAAAAGTCAATTTGCCCGGTGGCAGTTTGCAGATTGATTGGCCGGGCGAAGGTCAGCCGGTAATTATGACGGGGCCAGCGGTTACCGTTTTCCATGGGCAGATAAAAATCTAA
- a CDS encoding DUF484 family protein: MTEHKPTLADPLEPEQIEAWLREHPEFFENHPDLLAELSLPHESGSAISLVERQVAILRERNIDMRHRLSKLLDNARDNDKLFDKTKRLVLTLLEGQDMGDIIDALHYSFDKDFSIHFTSVILFGNLEKVPSSQARVVSIAEAREHLGALLKNSRAVCGTLGSKELEFVFGNHASEIGSVAVVPLMHGSAFGLLAIGNRDPNYYRSSMGTLFLGYIAEVLNRLLPKYLPR, translated from the coding sequence ATGACCGAACATAAACCGACACTTGCCGATCCTCTCGAGCCGGAACAAATCGAAGCTTGGTTGCGCGAGCATCCGGAATTTTTTGAAAACCATCCGGATTTATTAGCCGAATTGAGCTTGCCGCACGAATCTGGCTCGGCAATTTCGCTGGTGGAACGGCAGGTAGCGATTCTGCGCGAGCGCAATATCGATATGCGTCATCGCTTGAGCAAACTGCTCGACAATGCGCGCGACAACGACAAATTATTCGATAAAACCAAACGCCTCGTGCTCACCCTGTTAGAAGGGCAAGACATGGGCGATATTATCGATGCGCTGCACTACAGTTTTGATAAAGATTTCTCGATTCATTTCACCAGCGTTATTTTGTTTGGCAACCTGGAAAAAGTGCCCAGCAGCCAGGCCCGTGTCGTGAGCATTGCTGAAGCCCGTGAGCATTTGGGCGCACTGTTAAAAAATAGCCGCGCGGTGTGCGGTACGCTGGGCAGCAAAGAATTGGAGTTTGTATTTGGCAATCACGCCAGTGAAATTGGCTCGGTGGCGGTAGTGCCGCTGATGCACGGCAGCGCCTTTGGCCTGCTTGCCATTGGCAACCGCGATCCAAACTATTATCGCTCTAGTATGGGCACCTTATTTTTAGGTTATATTGCAGAAGTTCTGAACCGTTTATTACCTAAATATTTGCCACGCTGA
- the xerC gene encoding tyrosine recombinase XerC, translated as MTEQLPPDHKLSSPTSAENPVAVPALPFAHELAAFLTYMRSEKQFSPLTQQNYQRDLEKFRNYCAQKKLTDLNLVAMSHVRNAVAHLHREGLGGKSLQRWLSSLRSFFQFCIRRGWMKNNVADGISAPKSPKLLPKTMDVDQTAQFVAVEGDDFINKRDRALLELIYSSGLRLAEVTSLNLNDIDWGEAMLTVTGKGRKTRLLPVGAMAIAALKEWLVARRQYTQDNEPALFTTQRGGRISHRAVQMRMQQLSITQGMDNPIHPHMLRHSFASHMLESSGDLRLVQELLGHANISTTQIYTHLDFQHLAKVYDKAHPRAGRKTDPDAE; from the coding sequence ATGACTGAGCAACTGCCACCTGACCATAAGCTTTCCTCTCCTACCAGTGCTGAAAATCCTGTTGCGGTGCCCGCATTGCCTTTTGCGCATGAATTGGCTGCGTTTCTCACCTACATGCGCAGTGAAAAACAATTCTCTCCGCTCACCCAACAAAACTATCAGCGCGACTTGGAAAAATTCCGCAACTATTGTGCGCAAAAAAAATTAACGGATTTAAATCTGGTAGCGATGAGCCATGTGCGCAACGCGGTTGCGCATTTGCATCGGGAAGGCTTGGGCGGGAAAAGTTTACAGCGCTGGCTGTCATCGCTACGCAGTTTTTTTCAATTTTGTATTCGTCGCGGGTGGATGAAAAATAATGTTGCCGACGGCATCAGTGCACCCAAATCCCCCAAGCTGTTACCCAAAACCATGGACGTGGATCAAACCGCACAATTTGTGGCGGTGGAAGGTGATGACTTTATTAATAAACGCGACCGCGCGCTGCTGGAGTTAATTTATTCATCCGGTTTGCGTTTGGCAGAAGTGACCAGTTTGAATCTGAACGATATCGATTGGGGCGAAGCCATGCTCACCGTCACCGGTAAAGGCCGCAAAACCCGCTTGCTGCCCGTCGGCGCCATGGCAATTGCCGCACTAAAAGAGTGGCTCGTCGCGCGCCGACAATACACCCAAGACAACGAGCCCGCCCTCTTCACCACCCAGCGCGGCGGCCGCATCAGCCATCGCGCGGTGCAAATGCGCATGCAACAATTAAGCATCACCCAGGGTATGGATAACCCGATCCACCCACATATGCTGCGTCACTCTTTCGCCAGCCATATGCTCGAGTCCAGCGGTGATTTACGTCTAGTGCAGGAATTGCTCGGCCACGCCAATATCTCTACTACCCAAATCTACACCCACCTCGACTTCCAACACCTCGCCAAGGTTTACGACAAAGCGCATCCGCGTGCGGGGCGTAAAACTGATCCAGATGCGGAATAA